A part of Chroicocephalus ridibundus chromosome 5, bChrRid1.1, whole genome shotgun sequence genomic DNA contains:
- the C1QTNF7 gene encoding complement C1q tumor necrosis factor-related protein 7 gives MFVLLYITSFAIYTSEQPLQGQFKGENYYTRYICSIPGLPGPAGPPGASGSPGPHGRIGLPGRDGRDGRKGEKGEKGSAGLRGKTGPLGPAGEKGDQGQSGKKGPGGLTGAKGEVGPAGPPGPKGDKGDRGEPGAPGVCKCGKIVLKSAFSVGITTSYPEERLPIVFNKVLFNEGEHYNPSTGKFICAIPGIYYFSYDITLANKHLAIGLVHNGKYRIKTFDANTGNHDVASGSTVIYLQPEDEVWLEIFYTDQNGLFSDPTWADSLFSGFLLYVDTDYLDALSDEDEL, from the exons ATGTTTGTGCTGCTTTACATTACAAGTTTTGCCATCTACACAAGCGAACAACCTCTTCAAGGCCAGTTCAAAGGAGAAAATTACTACACCAGATACATCTGTAGCATCCCTGGTTTGCCAGGCCCTGCGGGTCCCCCTGGAGCCAGCGGATCCCCGGGGCCACACGGACGCATTGGTCTTCCAGGAAGAGATGGTAGAGAtggcaggaagggagaaaaaggtgaaaaagggaGCGCAG gttTAAGAGGAAAGACTGGGCCATTAGGACCAGCTGGAGAGAAAGGAGACCAAGGTCAGTCTGGTAAAAAAGGACCTGGAGGATTGACTGGTGCCAAAGGTGAAGTAGGTCCAGCTGGACCACCTGGACCTAAGGGAGATAAAGGAGACCGAGGAGAACCAGGTGCACCAGGGGTCTGTAAGTGTGGAAAGATAGTGCTGAAATCTGCCTTTTCTGTTGGCATCACCACCAGCTACCCAGAGGAAAGATTACCAATTGTATTCAATAAAGTCCTCTTCAATGAGGGGGAACATTACAACCCTTCCACAGGGAAGTTTATTTGTGCCATCCCagggatttattatttttcttatgatATCACCTTAGCAAACAAGCATCTTGCGATTGGGCTGGTTCACAATGGGAAGTACCGGATAAAGACATTCGATGCGAACACAGGCAACCACGACGTAGCTTCTGGATCCACAGTGATCTACCTTCAGCCAGAAGATGAAGTATGGCTTGAGATCTTCTACACTGACCAAAATGGTCTCTTCTCCGATCCAACGTGGGCAGACAGTTTGTTTTCCGGATTTCTCTTATACGTTGATACAGATTACCTTGACGCTTTGTCAGATGAAGATGAGCTCTGA